A window from Esox lucius isolate fEsoLuc1 chromosome 16, fEsoLuc1.pri, whole genome shotgun sequence encodes these proteins:
- the chaf1b gene encoding chromatin assembly factor 1 subunit B, protein MKVITCEIAWHNKEPVYSLDFQHNSEGRIHRLATAGVDTTVRLWRVEMGPDGKAVVDFLSNLARHTKAVNVVRFCPNSELLASGGDDAAILLWKLNDSKEAEPTPSFQEEEEDAQLNKESWSVVKTLRGHIEDVYDISWTRDGNFMVSGSVDNTAIMWDVVKGQKLCIFNDHKSYVQGVTWDPLGQYVATLSCDRVMRVYSTQSRKKAYGVSKMSSGSAAEGEVKQYRMFHDDSMRSFFRRLSFTPDGSFLLAPAGCVEAGETVTNTTYVFSRKNLKRPIAHLPCPAKATLAVRCCPVYFELRTKKGEDGCAAQHLANTFGLPYRLVFAVASEDSIFLYDTQQALPFGYVSNIHYHTLSDLTWSRDGSFLAVSSTDGYCSFLSFSPGELGTPLKEPPILEVVTPGNGPEKKGKKAAAPRTVSPVPKTTEANVSPVPRSTERTSPSDPAPKEPTGTPLSSLTSPAARLARSGEDKKTPVTPKPQPRRITLNTLEGWGKTGAPKGPAGPKTPTAAGVSSPSAPLQPGHTPSTPTTPQTPGAAKLCLTPSTPKAQPGSINTMGSSAPKGPAPRRISLTPVVSRLPAAFNTPSSTEKAKHERPSPPTDPVCQPPESKRPKISTLASKMGIPPALGATQLQ, encoded by the exons ATGAAGGTGATAACTTGTGAGATTGCGTGGCACAACAAAGAGCCTGTCTACAGTCTGGACTTCCAGCACAACTCCGAGGGCCGCATTCACCGGCTGGCCACGGCGGGAGTGGACACCACTGTCCGA CTGTGGCGTGTGGAGATGGGGCCTGATGGGAAGGCAGTGGTGGATTTCCTGTCCAACTTGGCGAGGCACACCAAGGCTGTCAACGTGGTTCGATTCTGCCCCAACAGCGAGCTGCTTGCCTCTGGAGGAGATG ATGCCGCCATCTTGCTGTGGAAGCTGAACGACAGTAAGGAAGCTGAGCCGACCCCGTCGttccaggaggaggaggaggacgctCAGCTGAACAAGGAGAGCTGGAGTGTGGTCAAGACCCTGAG GGGACACATAGAGGACGTTTACGATATCAGCTGGACCCGGGATGGGAACTTCATGGTCTCTGGTTCTGTGGACAATACTGCCATTATGTGGGATGTCGTGAAGG GTCAGAAATTGTGCATCTTTAACGACCATAAGAGCTATGTTCAGGGAGTGACCTGGGACCCGCTGGGCCAGTACGTGGCCACACTCAGTTGTGACAG GGTGATGCGTGTCTACAGTACACAGAGCAGAAAGAAGGCTTACGGTGTCAGTAAGATGAGCTCTGGATCTGCTGCCGAGGGAGAG gTCAAACAGTACCGAATGTTTCACGACGACAGCATGAGGTCTTTCTTCAGACGTCTCAGCTTCACACCGGACGGTTCCTTCCTATTGGCCCCAG CGGGGTGTGTCGAGGCCGGAGagactgtcaccaacaccaccTACGTTTTCTCCAGGAAGAACCTCAAGAG GCCCATAGCTCACCTGCCGTGCCCTGCCAAAGCAACCCTGGCTGTGCGCTGTTGCCCTGTCTACTTTGAGCTGAGGACTAAGAAGGGAGAAG ACGGATGTGCCGCCCAGCACCTGGCTAACACGTTCGGCTTGCCCTATCGGCTGGTGTTTGCCGTCGCGTCAGAGGACTCCATCTTCCTGTACGACACTCAGCAGGCCCTGCCCTTCGGCTACGTGTCCAACATCCACTACCACACACTCAGCGACCTCACCTG GTCCCGAGACGGTTCTTTCCTGGCGGTGTCGTCTACAGACGGCTACTGCTCCTTCCTGTCGTTCAGCCCTGGTGAGCTGGGCACGCCCCTGAAAGAGCCCCCTATCCTGGAGGTTGTCACCCCCGGCAACGGCCCTGAGAAGAAGGGGAAGAAGGCTGCGGCGCCACGTACCGTCTCCCCCGTTCCCAAAACCACGGAGGCCAACGTGTCCCCCGTTCCCAGAAGCACGGAGCGCACCAGCCCCAGTGACCCCGCCCCGAAGGAGCCCACCGGCAcgcccctctcctccctcacttcGCCCGCCGCCCGCCTGGCCCGTAGTGGGGAGGACAAGAAGACCCCGGTCACTCCCAAGCCTCAGCCCCGTCGTATCACCCTCAACACCCTGGAGGGTTGGGGCAAGACCGGCGCCCCTAAAGGCCCGGCTGGCCCCAAGACCCCCACCGCTGCCGGCGTCAGCTCCCCCTCCGCCCCCCTGCAGCCTGGCCACACCCCCTCTACCCCTACCACCCCGCAAACCCCCGGCGCTGCCAAGCTCTGCctaaccccctccaccccaaAGGCCCAGCCCGGCAGCATCAACACCATGGGCTCCAGCGCTCCGAAAGGACCGGCCCCCAG GCGGATATCTCTGACTCCTGTTGTCTCCAGATTGCCAGCTGCCTTCAACACACCCTCCTCCACAGAGAAAGCCAAACACG AACGGCCCTCTCCCCCCACTGACCCAGTGTGTCAGCCTCCGGAGTCTAAGCGCCCCAAGATCAGCACCCTGGCGAGCAAGATGGGGATCCCTCCAGCCTTGGGGGCGACTCAATTGCAATAG
- the si:dkey-229b18.3 gene encoding uncharacterized protein si:dkey-229b18.3 isoform X2: MAGDCTYTMHYTDDDTFPPSKHLRDVRVLQGEAAAARPKGRESVGCSSNFEIIDGLQYRKKLERGFIHYREVLDEDRRLGAIATFHRRRHGTRHHSLDDTYRSVADNYWWEGMYFQIRDFVLGCPECLEQRNKRPEREDERRLSKTMMTHGRDVLNKLRSQREAGLFCDVTLRTDGCSYSAHKAVLAAVSEYFHEVFTEMDSNPGTKSDIDLTGYSESSLVSLLDFSYSSILCVSEEELQEVSTMARHLGMWPAVDACLALQRDQGNHTHCPTTEHRVLGFAPQSPGSPRDLHHHHHRQQMDRKTGVKESEDCARPIRDQCRESREDILNRRSPRRPPGPSFHPPGQNSLTASPTCRMKLMDFKSPSLKKRTPPRKITPTTPRSRNTSPSTHTRLLRSTPGAAQKVQRLLPRTGSPPRGQKLRPALRPASTSCSPRQRAGSEATTVVVKEEEEEGEEDEKDHFRALEKYRLMSVLGLQRTSLLPRPEDLIGWRQKKRLRKLKVNNYSLTKRRKPRLQIPGGLAFGGIPLSLPLCTPANAQFLKRVIKTEPEDPVSMQEMTLKRRRQPRRFPPSDRSMRSKVTLPDLQEPESRKPYGGRDLRRSVRVDEFSRSRPGLPPFSGNSRVPNPKRNVSTVQIKPQPVDYAISPSPLPTQGAHSNTCTHPTRAHPRDRVTIEPVRVLRYNSGRQFAKAKLGRIGRKEAGRAQRKSREEIGRKGSSEGARSVTEGEPGALSSRNTIPDPVSPLHSPALYRVIKEEPTDPLPVAEPFPEPPSPELGKRQSKPPVKLLDPGFLFSFCRPAGGPMVGVKREEESVDICLTRSVSRGERFGPGGTPARVLRARGGPTPLPRVKSEREQRSVSHSQSPRQGPPRLVNSPQRNTAHSVRATGSKAAGTARDIPKKQVKTLLLASRGPTQLDSIRRARLKQLRGPRSQAPKAKSSHVCLQCRASYKDCYALITHRIRHIEGKHWPCPLCSKTFFRMRNVKNHIRTHDQKLYKCRSCMTAS, from the exons ATGGCCGGCGACTGTACCTATACGATGCACTACACTGATGATGACACATTTCCTCCATCCAAACATTTACGGGATGTGCGTGTTCTTCAAGGGGAGGCCGCCGCCGCCCGTCCTAAAGGGCGTGAGTCCGTGGGTTGCTCGTCAAACTTTGAGATTATTGACGGGCTACAGTACCGTAAGAAGTTGGAGAGAGGCTTCATCCACTACCGAGAGGTGCTGGACGAGGATCGACGGCTCGGGGCAATAGCCACTTTCCACCGGAGGCGACATGGTACACGACACCACTCCCTGGATGACACTTACCGATCAGTGGCGGATAACTACTGGTGGGAGG GAATGTACTTCCAGATCCGAGACTTTGTCCTGGGGTGTCCGGAGTGTCTGGAGCAGAGGAACAAGAGACCAGAG CGCGAAGACGAAAGGCGCCTCTCCAAGACGATGATGACACACGGCCGTGACGTGCTCAATAAGCTGAGAAGCCAGCGGGAGGCAGGGCTGTTCTGTGACGTCACTCTGAGGACCGACGGATGCTCTTACTCCGCCCACAAAGCGGTGCTGGCAGCGGTGAGCGAGTACTTCCACGAGGTATTCACCGAGATGGACTCTAACCCTGGCACCAAATCTGACATTGACCTCACAG GTTACAGTGAGTCTAGCCTAGTGTCCCTGCTGGACTTCTCCTACTCCTCCATTCTGTGCGTTTCTGAGGAGGAACTTCAGGAGGTTAGCACCATGGCCCGTCACCTGGGCATGTGGCCTGCTGTGGACGCTTGCTTAGCCCTCCAGAGGGATCAGGGAAACCATACCCACTGCCCCACCACGGAGCACCGTGTGCTGGGTTTCGCCCCACAGAGCCCTGGGTCTCCCCGggacctccaccaccaccaccaccgccaACAGATGGACAGGAAAACTGGCGTGAAGGAGTCGGAAGATTGCGCTCGACCGATTCGAGATCAGTGTCGTGAGTCGAGGGAGGACATCCTGAACAGACGTTCCCCTCGTCGCCCCCCCGGACCCAGCTTTCACCCCCCGGGGCAGAACAGCCTCACCGCCAGCCCCACGTGCAGGATGAAACTCATGGACTTTAAATCCCCCTCCTTAAAAAAAAGAACGCCCCCCCGGAAAatcacccccaccaccccccgtTCCAGAAACACCTCACCCTCCACGCACACCCGTCTCCTCCGCTCCACACCCGGGGCTGCCCAGAAAGTCCAAAGACTGCTGCCCAGGACAGGGAGCCCTCCTCGAGGCCAAAAGTTGCGTCCTGCCCTTCGTCCTGCGTCCACCTCCTGCTCCCCCAGACAGAGGGCTGGATCTGAGGCCACCACAGTGGTagtgaaggaggaggaagaggagggtgaggaggaTGAGAAAGATCATTTTAGAGCACTGGAGAAGTATAGGCTAATGAGTGTCCTCGGGTTACAGAGGACGTCCCTCCTTCCCAGACCAGAGGATCTGATTGGATGGAGGCAGAAGAAACGCCTCCGGAAGCTTAAGGTCAATAACTATTCGCTGACCAAGAGGAGGAAACCCAGACTTCAGATCCCAGGGGGCCTGGCATTTGGAGGGAtacccctgtccctcccccttTGTACCCCTGCCAATGCGCAATTCTTGAAGAGGGTCATAAAGACTGAGCCCGAGGATCCAGTCAGCATGCAGGAAATGACACTGAAAAGACGCAGGCAGCCCCGGCGGTTTCCGCCCAGTGACAGGAGCATGCGCAGTAAAGTGACGTTACCTGACCTACAGGAGCCTGAGTCCAGGAAGCCCTATGGAGGGAGGGATCTCAGACGGTCTGTCAGGGTGGACGAGTTCAGCCGCAGCCGTCCGGGTCTCCCACCCTTCTCTGGAAATTCTAGAGTTCCAAATCCCAAGAGGAACGTCTCCACTGTCCAGATCAAACCGCAACCTGTCGACTACGCCATCTCACCCTCGCCCCTCCCAACACAGGGCGCACACTCAAACACATGCACCCACCCTACCAGGGCCCACCCCAGAGACAGGGTTACCATAGAGCCTGTCAGGGTGCTCCGCTATAACAGTGGGCGTCAGTTTGCCAAGGCCAAGCTCGGGCGGATTGGCCGGAAAGAGGCTGGGAGGGCCCAGCGTAAGTCCAGAGAGGAGATCGGGAGGAAAGGGAGCTCTGAGGGAGCGAGGAGTGTCACAGAGGGAGAGCCTGGAGCTCTAAGCAGCAGGAACACCATCCCTGATcccgtctctcctctccacagCCCTGCTCTGTACAGGGTTATCAAGGAGGAGCCAACAGACCCCCTACCCGTAGCAGAGCCTTTCCCGGAGCCACCATCCCCAGAGCTGGGCAAGAGGCAGAGCAAGCCCCCTGTCAAGCTCCTAGACCCAGgcttcctcttcagcttctgCCGGCCCGCCGGAGGGCCCATGGTTGGGGttaagagggaggaggagagcgTGGATATCTGCCTAACGCGGTCCGTCTCTAGGGGAGAGAGGTTTGGTCCTGGTGGGACCCCAGCGAGGGTCCTGAGGGCCAGGGGAGGCCCCACACCTCTGCCCCGGGTGAAGAGTGAGAGGGAGCAGAGAAGTGTGAGCCACAGTCAATCTCCGAGGCAGGGGCCTCCGAGGCTCGTCAACTCTCCTCAACGCAACACCGCCCACTCCGTTAGAGCCACTGGGTCAAAGGCTGCAGGCACGGCCCGTGACATACCAAAG AAGCAAGTGAAGACCCTGCTCCTGGCTAGCCGAGGTCCCACCCAGTTGGACTCAATCCGGCGGGCGCGCCTCAAGCAGCTGCGTGGTCCTCGCAGTCAGGCCCCCAAAGCCAAGTCGTCCCACGTCTGCCTGCAGTGCCGGGCCTCCTACAAGGACTGTTACGCCCTCATTACACACCGGATCAGGCACATTGAGGGCAAACACTGGCCCTGTCCT CTGTGCAGTAAGACCTTCTTCAGGATGAGGAATGTGAAAAACCACATCCGGACACACGACCAGAAACTGTATAAGTGTCGTAGCTGTATGACTGCATCCTGA
- the si:dkey-229b18.3 gene encoding uncharacterized protein si:dkey-229b18.3 isoform X1, whose amino-acid sequence MAGDCTYTMHYTDDDTFPPSKHLRDVRVLQGEAAAARPKGRESVGCSSNFEIIDGLQYRKKLERGFIHYREVLDEDRRLGAIATFHRRRHGTRHHSLDDTYRSVADNYWWEGMYFQIRDFVLGCPECLEQRNKRPEKREDERRLSKTMMTHGRDVLNKLRSQREAGLFCDVTLRTDGCSYSAHKAVLAAVSEYFHEVFTEMDSNPGTKSDIDLTGYSESSLVSLLDFSYSSILCVSEEELQEVSTMARHLGMWPAVDACLALQRDQGNHTHCPTTEHRVLGFAPQSPGSPRDLHHHHHRQQMDRKTGVKESEDCARPIRDQCRESREDILNRRSPRRPPGPSFHPPGQNSLTASPTCRMKLMDFKSPSLKKRTPPRKITPTTPRSRNTSPSTHTRLLRSTPGAAQKVQRLLPRTGSPPRGQKLRPALRPASTSCSPRQRAGSEATTVVVKEEEEEGEEDEKDHFRALEKYRLMSVLGLQRTSLLPRPEDLIGWRQKKRLRKLKVNNYSLTKRRKPRLQIPGGLAFGGIPLSLPLCTPANAQFLKRVIKTEPEDPVSMQEMTLKRRRQPRRFPPSDRSMRSKVTLPDLQEPESRKPYGGRDLRRSVRVDEFSRSRPGLPPFSGNSRVPNPKRNVSTVQIKPQPVDYAISPSPLPTQGAHSNTCTHPTRAHPRDRVTIEPVRVLRYNSGRQFAKAKLGRIGRKEAGRAQRKSREEIGRKGSSEGARSVTEGEPGALSSRNTIPDPVSPLHSPALYRVIKEEPTDPLPVAEPFPEPPSPELGKRQSKPPVKLLDPGFLFSFCRPAGGPMVGVKREEESVDICLTRSVSRGERFGPGGTPARVLRARGGPTPLPRVKSEREQRSVSHSQSPRQGPPRLVNSPQRNTAHSVRATGSKAAGTARDIPKKQVKTLLLASRGPTQLDSIRRARLKQLRGPRSQAPKAKSSHVCLQCRASYKDCYALITHRIRHIEGKHWPCPLCSKTFFRMRNVKNHIRTHDQKLYKCRSCMTAS is encoded by the exons ATGGCCGGCGACTGTACCTATACGATGCACTACACTGATGATGACACATTTCCTCCATCCAAACATTTACGGGATGTGCGTGTTCTTCAAGGGGAGGCCGCCGCCGCCCGTCCTAAAGGGCGTGAGTCCGTGGGTTGCTCGTCAAACTTTGAGATTATTGACGGGCTACAGTACCGTAAGAAGTTGGAGAGAGGCTTCATCCACTACCGAGAGGTGCTGGACGAGGATCGACGGCTCGGGGCAATAGCCACTTTCCACCGGAGGCGACATGGTACACGACACCACTCCCTGGATGACACTTACCGATCAGTGGCGGATAACTACTGGTGGGAGG GAATGTACTTCCAGATCCGAGACTTTGTCCTGGGGTGTCCGGAGTGTCTGGAGCAGAGGAACAAGAGACCAGAG AAGCGCGAAGACGAAAGGCGCCTCTCCAAGACGATGATGACACACGGCCGTGACGTGCTCAATAAGCTGAGAAGCCAGCGGGAGGCAGGGCTGTTCTGTGACGTCACTCTGAGGACCGACGGATGCTCTTACTCCGCCCACAAAGCGGTGCTGGCAGCGGTGAGCGAGTACTTCCACGAGGTATTCACCGAGATGGACTCTAACCCTGGCACCAAATCTGACATTGACCTCACAG GTTACAGTGAGTCTAGCCTAGTGTCCCTGCTGGACTTCTCCTACTCCTCCATTCTGTGCGTTTCTGAGGAGGAACTTCAGGAGGTTAGCACCATGGCCCGTCACCTGGGCATGTGGCCTGCTGTGGACGCTTGCTTAGCCCTCCAGAGGGATCAGGGAAACCATACCCACTGCCCCACCACGGAGCACCGTGTGCTGGGTTTCGCCCCACAGAGCCCTGGGTCTCCCCGggacctccaccaccaccaccaccgccaACAGATGGACAGGAAAACTGGCGTGAAGGAGTCGGAAGATTGCGCTCGACCGATTCGAGATCAGTGTCGTGAGTCGAGGGAGGACATCCTGAACAGACGTTCCCCTCGTCGCCCCCCCGGACCCAGCTTTCACCCCCCGGGGCAGAACAGCCTCACCGCCAGCCCCACGTGCAGGATGAAACTCATGGACTTTAAATCCCCCTCCTTAAAAAAAAGAACGCCCCCCCGGAAAatcacccccaccaccccccgtTCCAGAAACACCTCACCCTCCACGCACACCCGTCTCCTCCGCTCCACACCCGGGGCTGCCCAGAAAGTCCAAAGACTGCTGCCCAGGACAGGGAGCCCTCCTCGAGGCCAAAAGTTGCGTCCTGCCCTTCGTCCTGCGTCCACCTCCTGCTCCCCCAGACAGAGGGCTGGATCTGAGGCCACCACAGTGGTagtgaaggaggaggaagaggagggtgaggaggaTGAGAAAGATCATTTTAGAGCACTGGAGAAGTATAGGCTAATGAGTGTCCTCGGGTTACAGAGGACGTCCCTCCTTCCCAGACCAGAGGATCTGATTGGATGGAGGCAGAAGAAACGCCTCCGGAAGCTTAAGGTCAATAACTATTCGCTGACCAAGAGGAGGAAACCCAGACTTCAGATCCCAGGGGGCCTGGCATTTGGAGGGAtacccctgtccctcccccttTGTACCCCTGCCAATGCGCAATTCTTGAAGAGGGTCATAAAGACTGAGCCCGAGGATCCAGTCAGCATGCAGGAAATGACACTGAAAAGACGCAGGCAGCCCCGGCGGTTTCCGCCCAGTGACAGGAGCATGCGCAGTAAAGTGACGTTACCTGACCTACAGGAGCCTGAGTCCAGGAAGCCCTATGGAGGGAGGGATCTCAGACGGTCTGTCAGGGTGGACGAGTTCAGCCGCAGCCGTCCGGGTCTCCCACCCTTCTCTGGAAATTCTAGAGTTCCAAATCCCAAGAGGAACGTCTCCACTGTCCAGATCAAACCGCAACCTGTCGACTACGCCATCTCACCCTCGCCCCTCCCAACACAGGGCGCACACTCAAACACATGCACCCACCCTACCAGGGCCCACCCCAGAGACAGGGTTACCATAGAGCCTGTCAGGGTGCTCCGCTATAACAGTGGGCGTCAGTTTGCCAAGGCCAAGCTCGGGCGGATTGGCCGGAAAGAGGCTGGGAGGGCCCAGCGTAAGTCCAGAGAGGAGATCGGGAGGAAAGGGAGCTCTGAGGGAGCGAGGAGTGTCACAGAGGGAGAGCCTGGAGCTCTAAGCAGCAGGAACACCATCCCTGATcccgtctctcctctccacagCCCTGCTCTGTACAGGGTTATCAAGGAGGAGCCAACAGACCCCCTACCCGTAGCAGAGCCTTTCCCGGAGCCACCATCCCCAGAGCTGGGCAAGAGGCAGAGCAAGCCCCCTGTCAAGCTCCTAGACCCAGgcttcctcttcagcttctgCCGGCCCGCCGGAGGGCCCATGGTTGGGGttaagagggaggaggagagcgTGGATATCTGCCTAACGCGGTCCGTCTCTAGGGGAGAGAGGTTTGGTCCTGGTGGGACCCCAGCGAGGGTCCTGAGGGCCAGGGGAGGCCCCACACCTCTGCCCCGGGTGAAGAGTGAGAGGGAGCAGAGAAGTGTGAGCCACAGTCAATCTCCGAGGCAGGGGCCTCCGAGGCTCGTCAACTCTCCTCAACGCAACACCGCCCACTCCGTTAGAGCCACTGGGTCAAAGGCTGCAGGCACGGCCCGTGACATACCAAAG AAGCAAGTGAAGACCCTGCTCCTGGCTAGCCGAGGTCCCACCCAGTTGGACTCAATCCGGCGGGCGCGCCTCAAGCAGCTGCGTGGTCCTCGCAGTCAGGCCCCCAAAGCCAAGTCGTCCCACGTCTGCCTGCAGTGCCGGGCCTCCTACAAGGACTGTTACGCCCTCATTACACACCGGATCAGGCACATTGAGGGCAAACACTGGCCCTGTCCT CTGTGCAGTAAGACCTTCTTCAGGATGAGGAATGTGAAAAACCACATCCGGACACACGACCAGAAACTGTATAAGTGTCGTAGCTGTATGACTGCATCCTGA